ttttgaaattcatttaaCTAACTCAAACCAACAAGTGTACCAATTTATTTTGACTGTCTAGTTTACTAAATGCTTTATACATAAAACAAGTACACACGTATAGCCAAGAACTATTATATGAACGTTTGGatattgataatatttgtttatCAACACGACCGAACTAATAATTAGACAGGTTGCTTCATGAAACCGAGTGTCATAGTAAACAGTTCGTATGAAACTACAATGAAGAATTGCAGCTTCATCAACTTTGCCAAACAGAAAGGGTCAGGTTTTTGGCAAGTGTGCTTATTTAGATCCGTTAACTTATTATAACAGTGTAGaggatatttgtttttacaggGATGTTGAATCGTCAGATACAAAGTGGATACACGGGTCGACATATGTTTGGTGTAGTCCTGCTAATCAATTGTAAGACAATGACACCGAAAAAACACACAGCACAGCATTGCAACATATCTAGAAATGAGCAGTATTCGCCGCATATATATAGTTGGCTTAATTTGAGTAAATTTGAGTATTAAAGGAAGTTGTGTTCTGAGCTATATTTACTTTAAAGTTAACAATCATTTCTCTTCATTCTATCCTTATTCAAAGTAAACTCATTTTGACAAACCGGGCGATAACATGCCATTTGTCTGATTGCCTATCTGCTTTATGTTGAAGAATCATTCCTTTCAATTTGATAAAACTGATCTATTTCCATTATTACAAGAGTTATTTGCTCTTAAAATTACATGGCGTCCAATTCCTGAGGGGTGATGCCGTTAGAAATATCGCttgtttgaattattgtattgtatttttgaTTGGTAGACTGCGGAAGCTGGAACAAGTGATGCCTCTAACAGTGAAGATGGGCAAAGTGAGTGATTTATTCCTAAACTCCTTACCATTTAAGCTTATTATAACATGTAGACtttgtttcattcatttatttcccATGCTTATTGTAGAAATTAGTGAGGAAACCGTGAGTAATATTTCCACAACAAGCAAAACTTGTGTATAATCTTTTCGAATGAAACAAAGGATtacactgacaccaatttttGGCATAATGTTAAAGCATTTTAAACATAGCTAGGAAAACGAAATGTTTGTATTAGGAGTTATCTCCTACTTAGATTCTTTAACCATATGTGATCGATACATGTCTTTGAGAGAATGACAAATAATTCTAAATTTCTGCCCCTTGAACGTCAGAGTTTCACAAACATCCTTTTTTTGTGTCTCACTCCATTGTATATAATTAACCTTCATAAACTACTTATTTGGAATTGTTTCAGCCATACAGGGCTCATGTTTCTCATGCCAGTAGTGTAAGtagtaacgttttttttttatcaaagtcatcatatttgtgttttaattgCTTCTTGGAAGTAAGTCAACTAATATTGAAGACATTGATTTCATTAGCTCGATATGTAGTATTATTGTTATTCTTTATTACGTGCATCATTACtgtaacatttatttattcCCTCATCAACAAGGCtcttcaacatttttcttctaTCAACAATCGAGTTACCCGAGAGATTGCAAGGAAGTCCAGGAGCAATGTTCATCTCATAACTCTACCGGTGTCTTCATGATCAAACCAGATGGCTATTTAGAACCTTTTGAGGTTTACTGTGATGGAACAGATACAtctggtggatggacggtaggtGTATCTTTGATTAGCACTGCTTCCTTTCCATGTAACACTCAATATGTCTGGAGAAACAGTGACCCCATActttataaatatgtatctaTTGGTGCGGGTGTGTATAGTCAATTAATGACTCAGCTACTCTGTAACCATAAGCAGAGATTATAACCTTACAGAATAAtcctattttgttttgtttcataatacTTCTTTAGCCTATTTCTATGTAAagctattttattttgtttcataattatctttttgcatattcattggTCCTTCATTTTTTGTTACGAACAAAAATAGTCAAGAAATGTTCAATGTTACAGATTCCCGTTTGGTCAAACTTATCTACAGTTACTGGTAAACCTTTATAATATCAAAAGCTTACTTTCAATGCGATTGTAAACAGTATCCAATCAATCCGTCTAATTATTCATCAGGTTATTCAACGACGTATTGACGGGTCCATCGACTTTGGTCGTGACTGGGATAGCTACAAGACTGGCTTAGGGTTTTTGTCTTGGGAATTTGGCTCGGTAACGAGAAGCTATCTTTCTTGACCAATCAGAAGAAGTATCAACTGGTAATTGACATGACAACATCAAATGGTTCCCTAATTCGTGTTTCATACGATCATTTTCGAATCAGTGACGCTTTCAGCTACTTCAAGTTAGTAAACCTCGGACAGTATTCTGGAGAGACCGGTGAGTTACTGTTAACGCTTGAAAATAACTTAATATGTAAAGAGTTAGACATAATGTTTAAAAATAACCAGTGTATTCCAATTAAGAATGTAAGTAGATTAGTGTATGTACCTGAGACCGCTTTTGCAAGCTCTTGGAAAAATATTTTCCGTAATTTAATGTTCAAGCTTGCACGACCATTGCTCATCAATACCTCCATAAATCTTATTTCCGTGTTTTCAATCACTTCCCTGTATTCACACAGATGTTGTCACATTGTGTCCAACAAACATGGCGTATAAAAACTGCAGTACCGCTTGTCAACGAACTTGTGAAGCTCCAGGGATATGTCAGGATGACGTCTGTACGAAAGTTGAAGCCTGTGTTTGTCGCGATGGATACTTTTTGTTGGGATCACACTGTGTACCTCGTGAACAATGTGGATGTTGCGAATCAGAAGGGCAAACAATCATACCAGTAAGTCGTCCGAGGGTATTATCCCGAACCCCAAAGGTTTTTATACAGTTGCAGAGTCATATCAGCATACTTCAATAATTCCAGCGAGTTTTACTCATTGGGTGACATCCATATATCAGTGGCGTGGCGTtttatatatacaacaattGAGTTGTTGTCTATTTTGTCCCGAATTCAATTTtgtgtttactttgtttacttttcagaatgttattttatgttaacTCTTTTGGTTCAGTTTATATTTTTGAGTTTTCAGTTTTTATTCAAACTATCCAATATTAGGATCTATCTGTCTATTGATCAGTGAGAAAAAATGCAACATCCTACACACTAAGGTGATTTTAATTATGTCACGGTGTGTTCCAATCAAAGCGTACACATAAATACATGATAGGGAGGGGAAGTGGTAAATACTAGGTATTGCATAGTTTGTGCTTAATGACAGGCATTGATAAATCTTTGTGTACATATTTTGGTCTTCAGGAAGGCGAGTTCAATGTGAATCCTAGATGTACCAGAAAGGGTGTTTGTACCAACGGACAAATCAGCTGGAATGAAACTTACGCTTGTAGTCCTAATGCGGTTTTCAATCAAAAGATAACTGAAGAAGCAAATCTCAGATTTGCTGTAGTAAGTTTCATAATTGTGATATTAGAAAATCTCCTAGCATTctgataaaataaataataaataataaaatgtttacatttctttgaGATATATGAGGAGTTTCGATTAATGTTTGCCGAATCCAGGCATAACTTCATCACACAGTGGGATGGATATAGAGAACGCATCATAGAAGTGAGAAAGAAAACCTCACCAGCTAtcgcaaatatgaaatttgatgcTTTTGAGGAAACTGATAGTAGTAAGTTAAATTAGTATAgctatcatatttcaaagttttctttgtaTGCCTTTTTTCTAGCTAACCAATCAATAATGTTTTGGGCATTACCCCTTGGTAAGAGGCTGGAAAGTTCtaaattttattctttttctcaaTTTGGGCAAATTGTGGTCGCTTGATAGATAAAGGTTTAAAATTAAGACCGAAAACTtaattgttcttattttttcttattaccATATAGGCAATAATAAACATCATAGTTAAATTTTCTGTGAATATTCTTTGAAATCAAGCACTTAAAGTACtataaacattttttcctgTTTACGATTAGAAATATGACACAATTTAATTTGAACAGATTGTCATCCAAAATTCAATGAACCATTACTctaaaaaatcaatatatcaattactttatagtttgtgaaaatacaaaattgtatatttatttggatGTATAACTTATCTGGATtatattcaaaaaggttattTATGGAATGTGCCATTTCTTCACATATActtgttttatgatttattgcatttaattagcCACATACTATGCCTTGGAGGTTATGTTTAAAACTTCAAactcaattttcttttcagagGATATGTGTgctttatatacatttatatatatactgcacaggTCAGTGACTATGTTAAAGCAGAAGCAGCAGTCCACTAGCAGAGCAGGAGCACTGTTGTACTTCCTTCAGAACAAACCTGTGAGTATTCTATGACAATATACTGTTTATTCCCTTGCTCAATGCTATATAAACACCCCTGCGTTTAGtggaaaagttttggttttacaaaatttgcttGGCTAAACAAAAATTGTCTTGTTATGTTGAAAAAAGTTTGTCTGGTGTATATTAAGGTTAGCATCATATCCACTCTGTCTTATGGCTCTCTTCCATTGGCGCTACTGAATGGTATAGGCACTGGCTCTATAGTCATCATGGCTCGATGGAAGTAACTTGTATAGAGTAGGAAAAAACACTTATTATGGAAATGTAAAGCAGGAATAATTTCCTTAGCACTGTCTGATTGGCAGCGATACTGACAAGAATGTGGAGCAAGGCGGAAAACCTGCAAAAAGGGAATTTAATAGGGTGTTTGGGGGAGAATGCCCATTGTGGTCACAATTGTAGTAAAGTgacataatatttttaaatgtaaagccaacaaatattatatatgccATTTTTAGTAAGGAATAACAAAGATAGAGATGGAAAAACGGTTGACTTATGAACCCTTCAGGTGTCTGAGATGTACAATTATTGATACTGAAGGTACACTCTGCCAGTCTGTCCAGGAATTGTAATAACcaaattttgtaaagttgtCTGTCAAAGGTTTGTGAATTTTTAGTGACATTCTAGGGAGATCATGTAAGAAGTTTagtttatgtaaaattttattCTCGTATGAATAAACTGGAAGTCTCATGGAATATTTAGATTGGCAGTTTGCTTAATGTTCAGATGTTAATTTAATAGTATGGagtaaaataaacatatttttttgtcatttctttctaGCTTGACACCAGCATTGATGCTACCGCTGCCGGAATTGATGAAAAATATGTACAACTGTACATACTTTCACTCGGACCTGCCCAAAATCCGTCACAGTTCTTTATTGTGGCGGATAGAATTCCAATTCCTGCAGGAACAAGTAACAAGTGGATAGATTATTTAAAGCACATTACACATTTAATGTGCATTATGCTTTGGCACTTCATCAATTCTGTGAATTCTTAGCTGCCTTTTTATATGGAGTGATTCCTGCTACGTCAGTAAAGGCACCATTGCGTAGCTTGGCATCtaacattaaattaatttctccTAAGTAGCTTTTTAGAGTGGTGTTGCAAGTGCTTATTTGTAtgctgtattttcattttgatgttgtgtcatgtaaacaattgttttgtttatttaaacacCAGTGCTATTGGTGTTATAGCTTAATTTGGTACAATTCTGAATTGTAATCCATCCATTGTCG
This window of the Apostichopus japonicus isolate 1M-3 chromosome 9, ASM3797524v1, whole genome shotgun sequence genome carries:
- the LOC139973788 gene encoding zonadhesin-like, with translation MTTSNGSLIRVSYDHFRISDAFSYFKLVNLGQYSGETDVVTLCPTNMAYKNCSTACQRTCEAPGICQDDVCTKVEACVCRDGYFLLGSHCVPREQCGCCESEGQTIIPEGEFNVNPRCTRKGVCTNGQISWNETYACSPNAVFNQKITEEANLRFAVVSFIIVILENLLAF